A window of Ranitomeya variabilis isolate aRanVar5 chromosome 2, aRanVar5.hap1, whole genome shotgun sequence contains these coding sequences:
- the LOC143804091 gene encoding olfactory receptor 13C9-like: MDPGNQTTFSEFVLTGFSQSLPKRTVLFLLFLICYALTIFGNGFLIFTVAVSPRIHTPMYFFLSNLSFLDLCYSSNSLPKMLFDVFSKKRRISVIGCLTQMYIGLFLGGTECILLAVMAYDRYVAICLPLRYTTIMSWRVCWSITVIMWSGIFIISTAPTMARPLVFCSKNQMDHFACEILTLLELACGDISFYKMAIVIISFFTLLSPLIFIVISYICIIVAVLNISSEGGRSKAFSTSASHLTVVIMFYGTSLTMYMGHTKHFSSSFKYISLMYGVVTPVLNPMIYSLRNNEVKQAFQNIFVNYLKKQNV; the protein is encoded by the coding sequence ATGGATCCTGGAAATCAAACCACATTCAGTGAATTTGTCCTGACGGGATTTTCTCAAAGCTTGCCGAAAAGAACAGTGTTATTCCTTTTGTTTTTAATCTGTTATGCGTTGACAATTTTTGGGAACGGCTTTCTGATCTTCACTGTCGCTGTCAGTCCTAGGATCCACACACCCATGTATTTTTTTCTCAGCAATTTGTCATTTTTGGATTTGTGCTACTCTTCAAATTCTCTTCCGAAAATGTTATTTGATGTATTTTCGAAAAAAAGAAGAATTTCAGTCATCGGCTGCTTGACCCAAATGTACATTGGTCTTTTCCTCGGAGGAACTGAGTGTATATTGCTGGCGGTGATGGCCTATGACCGGTACGTCGCTATATGTCTCCCCTTACGTTACACCACCATTATGAGCTGGAGGGTGTGTTGGAGCATCACCGTCATCATGTGGTCAGGAATTTTCATTATTTCAACTGCTCCCACTATGGCAAGACCTCTTGTGTTTTGCAGTAagaaccagatggaccattttgCTTGTGAGATTCTGACACTTTTAGAATTAGCATGCGGTGACATCTCCTTTTATAAGATGGCAATAGTTATCATCAGCTTCTTTACTCTTTTATCACCACTTATTTTTATTGTCATTTCTTACATTTGTATCATTGTAGCAGTGCTGAATATTAGCTCAGAAGGAGGTAGATCTAAAGCCTTCTCCACCTCCGCTTCCCACCTCACGGTGGTAATTATGTTTTATGGGACAAGCCTGACCATGTATATGGGACATACAAAACATTTTTCTTCTAGCTTTAAATATATTTCTCTGATGTATGGTGTAGTGACTCCTGTACTAAATCCAATGATATACAGCTTGAGGAACAACGAGGTTAAACAAGCATTTCAGAACATTTTTGTCAACTATCTTAAAAAACAAAACGTTTGA